In Dioscorea cayenensis subsp. rotundata cultivar TDr96_F1 chromosome 9, TDr96_F1_v2_PseudoChromosome.rev07_lg8_w22 25.fasta, whole genome shotgun sequence, a genomic segment contains:
- the LOC120269342 gene encoding digalactosyldiacylglycerol synthase 2, chloroplastic-like — MMARKQKIAIFTTASLPWMTGTAVNPLFRAAYLAKDGARDVVLVIPWLSEKDQELVYPNKIVFTSPSQQENFVRQWLEERINFASNFSIRFYPGKFAIDKRSILPVGDITEIIPVEEAEIAVLEEPEHLTWYHHGQRWKTKFQRVIGVVHTNYLEYVRREKNGVVQAFLLKHVNNWVIYITCHKVIRLSGATQDLHRSIICNVHGVNPKFLEVGLVKRDQQQRHEPAFTKGAYYIGKMVWSKGYKELLQLLSKNQNELSGLEVDLYGNGEDSDEVRQSASKLKLAVRVHAGRDHADPLFHDYKVFINPSTTDVVCTTTAEALAMGKIVICANHPSNDFFKRFPNCHMYNNSKEFVELTQRALTEEPVSLTDEQRHQLSWESATERFVQAAELDLFMPEKTLPSPSPFMSLSYTDLSKTVEDTSAFLHNTISGIEVARRAFGAIPKSLQPDEQMCKELGLAGKI, encoded by the exons TCTCCCATGGATGACTGGAACGGCGGTGAACCCTTTGTTTCGTGCTGCTTATCTTGCAAAAGATGGGGCCAGGGATGTTGTGTTGGTGATTCCTTGGCTTTCTGAGAAGGATCAAGAACTCGTTTATCCGAATAAAATCGTGTTCACTTCACCATCTCAACAGGAAAACTTTGTTCGTCAATGGCTTGAAGAGAGGATTAATTTTGCATCCAACTTCAGCATAAGATTCTATCCTGGAAAG TTTGCCATAGATAAAAGGAGCATTTTACCGGTTGGAGATATTACAGAAATCATTCCCGTTGAAGAGGCTGAAATTGCTGTCCTTGAGGAGCCTGAACATCTTACATGGTACCATCATGGTCAAAGGTGGAAAACTAAATTCCAGAGGGTGATAGGTGTTGTTCACACGAACTATCTCGAGTATgtgagaagagagaaaaatggaGTTGTTCAGGCATTTCTCTTGAAGCATGTTAATAACTGGGTTATCTACATCACCTGCCACAAG GTTATACGACTATCAGGTGCTACTCAAGATCTTCATAGGTCCATCATTTGCAATGTTCATGGTGTCAATCCAAAATTTCTTGAGGTTGGACTGGTAAAGAGAGATCAGCAACAGAGACATGAACCAGCCTTCACGAAGGGTGCTTACTATATCGGCAAGATGGTTTGGAGCAAAGGCTACAAAGAGTTACTCCAACTGCTTTCTAAGAACCAAAATGAACTTTCAGGCCTCGAAGTGGATTTATATGGAAATGGTGAGGATTCAGATGAAGTTCGCCAATCTGCAAGCAAGCTGAAGCTGGCTGTGAGAGTTCATGCTGGCCGTGATCATGCCGACCCGTTAtttcatga CTACAAGGTGTTCATAAATCCTAGCACAACCGATGTGGTTTGCACAACCACAGCTGAAGCACTGGCAATGGGCAAAATTGTGATATGCGCCAACCACCCATCAAATGACTTCTTCAAGCGTTTTCCAAACTGCCACATGTATAACAACAGCAAGGAATTTGTTGAACTTACACAAAGAGCACTGACTGAAGAGCCTGTTTCACTAACAGATGAGCAGAGGCATCAGTTGTCATGGGAGTCAGCCACTGAAAGGTTTGTACAGGCCGCTGAATTAGACCTGTTCATGCCCGAGAAAACTCTCCCGTCGCCCAGTCCCTTCATGTCACTCTCTTATACTGATTTAAGCAAGACTGTTGAAGATACTTCAGCATTTCTTCATAATACCATTTCAGGAATTGAGGTGGCACGGCGTGCCTTCGGTGCAATCCCAAAAAGTCTGCAACCTGATGAACAAATGTGCAAGGAGCTTGGTTTAgcaggaaaaatataa